A genomic stretch from Clostridiales bacterium includes:
- a CDS encoding PAS domain S-box protein: protein MIDVNNKMGQTPGTKKQKQINENAQSLRLLIEKSSGIMSINDTKGNFVYLSPSLAKVTGFSCDTFKNTNLYDYIHPDDLPKIKKIFPNILESPEKEASITVRFRNKSGGWNDFDVSIKNFIDVSCIGGILMNYRDVTERRAFENKLTSEKEKLVVTLKNIGEGVVTTDINGRIILMNSAAEELTGYTQEDAKGKNVDDIVNIADEKTGKRYESVIDKALTSRLVNGYESHTILISKNGESRIISDSGAYIKDKYNNITGTVLVFRDITDKVAIEREIFKNDKIESISLLAGGLAHDFNNILTVILGNISLAKMYIKTGKKDNAIDRLTDVEKALNQARKLTKQLLTFAKGGAPVIKPVLITSLVRDTVSFALSGSKIKYEIIGEDDVWPVDIDEGQISQVINNLIINAKQAMPDGGLITIKYENIVVGKKPSLPLKTGRYVKISFKDTGCGISSEIIQRIFDPYFTTKANGNGLGLSMCYSILKKHGGYITVKSALGKGSTFFIYLPVSKQKTFDTQNDQQVLRGEGRILIMDDNESIRDTAGRILVSLGYEAYFAKDGDEAVKLYSNMKEKGQAPDVILMDLTIPGGTGGTEALKRITAINPEVKAIITSGYPNDPVITDYKKYGFKGAIVKPFNASELSIILHNVMNRQ, encoded by the coding sequence ATGATTGATGTGAATAATAAGATGGGACAAACTCCCGGTACTAAAAAGCAAAAACAGATAAATGAAAACGCTCAAAGCTTGAGGCTGCTCATTGAAAAGAGTTCCGGTATAATGAGTATTAATGATACAAAGGGGAATTTCGTCTATTTAAGTCCATCCCTTGCGAAAGTCACGGGTTTCTCCTGTGATACGTTCAAGAATACAAATCTATATGATTATATTCATCCGGATGATTTACCAAAAATTAAAAAGATTTTCCCGAATATACTGGAATCTCCCGAGAAGGAGGCTTCTATAACTGTTCGTTTCAGGAATAAATCCGGCGGTTGGAATGATTTTGATGTAAGTATAAAAAACTTTATCGATGTTTCATGCATTGGGGGAATATTGATGAATTATAGAGATGTCACAGAACGAAGAGCATTTGAGAATAAGCTGACATCGGAAAAGGAAAAGCTTGTGGTAACACTAAAAAATATAGGTGAAGGTGTTGTTACAACAGATATAAATGGCAGGATTATCTTGATGAATAGTGCCGCAGAAGAGCTTACAGGATATACACAAGAAGATGCAAAGGGGAAAAACGTTGATGATATTGTAAATATCGCAGATGAGAAAACCGGTAAAAGATATGAAAGCGTAATCGATAAGGCGTTGACATCAAGATTGGTCAACGGATATGAAAGCCATACGATACTGATAAGCAAAAATGGGGAAAGCCGGATCATATCGGACAGCGGAGCTTATATTAAAGATAAATATAATAATATTACGGGCACCGTTTTGGTTTTCAGGGATATAACAGATAAAGTTGCCATTGAACGGGAGATATTTAAAAATGATAAGATCGAGTCTATAAGTTTACTGGCAGGAGGACTGGCCCATGACTTTAATAATATACTAACAGTAATATTGGGGAATATTTCTCTTGCAAAAATGTATATAAAAACAGGTAAAAAAGATAATGCCATAGACAGGCTTACGGATGTGGAAAAGGCTCTAAACCAGGCAAGGAAACTTACAAAACAGCTTTTGACATTTGCAAAGGGTGGAGCACCTGTAATCAAACCGGTTTTGATCACCAGCCTTGTAAGAGATACTGTAAGTTTTGCACTGTCAGGATCAAAAATAAAATATGAAATTATTGGAGAAGACGATGTATGGCCTGTTGATATAGATGAGGGGCAAATAAGCCAGGTGATAAACAACCTTATAATAAATGCAAAACAGGCCATGCCTGATGGGGGATTAATAACGATAAAATATGAAAATATAGTTGTAGGTAAAAAGCCGAGCCTCCCATTAAAAACCGGCAGGTATGTAAAAATATCCTTTAAGGACACAGGTTGTGGCATATCAAGTGAAATAATACAGAGAATTTTCGACCCATATTTTACTACAAAAGCAAACGGAAACGGGCTTGGACTTTCGATGTGCTATTCCATATTGAAAAAACACGGCGGTTATATTACAGTGAAATCTGCATTGGGAAAAGGTTCGACTTTTTTTATTTATCTTCCCGTATCAAAGCAGAAAACATTTGATACGCAAAATGACCAGCAGGTACTTCGTGGAGAAGGCAGAATACTTATAATGGATGATAATGAAAGCATCAGGGATACGGCAGGGAGGATTCTTGTAAGTCTCGGGTATGAAGCATATTTTGCAAAGGACGGAGATGAAGCCGTAAAATTATACAGTAATATGAAAGAAAAAGGACAAGCTCCTGATGTCATACTTATGGATCTTACAATACCTGGTGGAACTGGAGGAACGGAGGCTTTAAAGAGGATTACTGCCATAAATCCTGAAGTTAAGGCTATAATAACAAGCGGTTATCCGAATGATCCTGTTATCACAGATTATAAAAAATACGGATTCAAAGGTGCCATTGTAAAACCTTTTAATGCGTCGGAACTCAGCATAATACTCCATAATGTCATGAACAGACAATAA
- a CDS encoding glycosyltransferase family 1 protein, translated as MKIGIDGRAARWYRGTGIGTYTYQLIYNLNLIDSKNTYLCFWPEENYSDIHPGNNFNFKFVSQEKKENFWEEVDIPNILTDTGVDIYHVPQNGIGLPDKKNCPFIITLHDIIPYKLPETVGPNYLKIFLEKMPGIIKLADAVITVSEYSKQDIAETLGVPLNRIFVTHLAAENIYYPMDRNTAKQLLQRKYGIDFDFILYLGGFSPRKNIKGLIEAYYKIYRKLSKPQKLVIVGKHGKSYDDYRQLVNKLGIDDYVVFTGYIPVNDLPIFYNGASLFVYPSFYEGFGLPPLEAMACATPTITSNVTSIPEIVDGCAMTVNPYDIDELSEAMHIILEDTKLWEHYSLNGFKRSREFSWKQTARETLKVLSQFAKA; from the coding sequence ATGAAAATAGGAATTGACGGCCGTGCTGCCAGGTGGTACAGAGGCACAGGAATAGGGACGTACACTTATCAGCTCATATATAATTTAAACCTTATAGATAGCAAAAACACGTATTTATGTTTTTGGCCTGAAGAAAATTATTCCGATATACATCCAGGCAATAATTTTAATTTCAAATTTGTCAGCCAGGAGAAAAAGGAAAATTTCTGGGAAGAGGTTGATATACCAAACATTCTTACCGATACCGGTGTGGATATTTATCATGTTCCCCAAAATGGCATCGGTCTTCCGGATAAAAAAAACTGTCCGTTTATTATAACACTTCACGATATAATACCATATAAGCTTCCGGAAACAGTTGGCCCCAACTATCTTAAAATATTTTTAGAGAAGATGCCAGGTATAATCAAGCTTGCAGATGCAGTGATAACTGTCTCGGAATACTCAAAACAGGATATAGCCGAGACACTCGGAGTTCCCTTAAACAGGATTTTCGTCACACACCTTGCGGCCGAGAATATTTACTATCCTATGGACAGAAATACTGCAAAACAGCTATTGCAAAGAAAATACGGCATCGACTTCGACTTCATACTCTATCTTGGAGGATTTAGCCCAAGAAAAAACATAAAGGGACTTATTGAGGCATATTACAAAATATACAGGAAACTGTCAAAACCCCAGAAACTTGTAATCGTCGGAAAACATGGCAAATCGTATGATGATTACAGACAACTCGTAAATAAGCTTGGGATAGATGATTATGTCGTTTTTACAGGATATATACCTGTAAATGACCTGCCTATATTTTATAATGGGGCTTCACTTTTCGTGTATCCTTCATTTTATGAAGGATTTGGCCTTCCACCACTCGAAGCGATGGCATGTGCTACACCTACAATAACATCAAATGTAACATCCATCCCGGAAATCGTCGACGGATGCGCCATGACTGTAAACCCATATGATATAGACGAACTCTCGGAGGCAATGCATATAATACTTGAGGATACGAAACTCTGGGAACATTATTCTCTAAACGGCTTCAAAAGAAGCAGAGAATTTTCATGGAAGCAGACTGCAAGAGAAACGCTTAAAGTTTTATCACAGTTTGCTAAAGCCTAA